The proteins below are encoded in one region of Danio rerio strain Tuebingen ecotype United States chromosome 14, GRCz12tu, whole genome shotgun sequence:
- the fgf2 gene encoding fibroblast growth factor 2 isoform X1 translates to MATGGITTLPAAPDAENSSFPAGSFRDPKRLYCKNGGYFLRINADGRVDGARDKSDPHINNFHIRSGSVEEEEMKAMS, encoded by the exons ATGGCCACCGGAGGGATCACCACACTCCCGGCCGCTCCGGACGCCGAAAACAGCAGCTTTCCCGCGGGCAGCTTCAGGGATCCCAAGCGCCTGTACTGCAAAAACGGAGGATACTTCCTGCGGATCAACGCGGACGGCCGAGTGGACGGAGCCCGAGACAAGAGCGACCCGCACA tAAATAATTTCCATATTCGGTCAGGCTCAGTAGAAGAAGAGGAGATGAAGGCCATGAGTTAA